A single candidate division SR1 bacterium Aalborg_AAW-1 DNA region contains:
- the mmoC gene encoding Methane monooxygenase component C, which translates to MMITTIGLITTIEYSPSGEVVIIHVQVSEPLSFTEGQFMLLQTLIDGKLVKRSYSICSTNQDLQDSQIISFSIKRKEFGVFSTWATKVAKPGMQITMTGPLGKFVDKKFSRNYLFISVGSGLSPCLSIYNYLFRTGEYNKIANLFGEQKVAHIPDTVMKAYTKMDDRIYNQICLSREMNTTYPSVMRSGYVQGALDDALAFLDTDDMTVFICGLPAMCDEVRDILLSKGLPRERLVIEKY; encoded by the coding sequence ATGATGATTACAACAATAGGACTTATTACTACGATAGAGTATTCTCCATCAGGAGAAGTCGTGATTATACATGTTCAGGTGAGTGAACCACTCAGTTTTACTGAAGGACAATTTATGCTCTTACAGACATTGATTGATGGGAAACTTGTGAAGAGATCATATAGTATTTGTTCGACTAACCAAGACTTACAAGACAGTCAGATTATCTCTTTTTCTATTAAACGCAAAGAATTTGGTGTTTTTTCAACATGGGCAACGAAAGTAGCCAAACCAGGTATGCAAATCACGATGACGTGACCATTAGGTAAGTTTGTGGATAAAAAATTCTCAAGAAATTATTTGTTCATTTCGGTATGAAGCTGACTTTCTCCTTGTCTTTCAATTTATAATTATTTATTTCGTACGGGTGAGTATAATAAAATTGCGAATCTTTTTGGAGAACAAAAAGTAGCACATATACCTGACACGGTGATGAAAGCGTATACGAAAATGGACGATAGAATTTATAATCAGATCTGTCTATCTAGAGAAATGAATACCACATATCCATCGGTTATGAGATCGGGTTATGTACAAGGAGCTCTGGATGATGCACTCGCATTTCTGGATACGGATGATATGACTGTTTTTATCTGTTGATTGCCTGCTATGTGTGATGAAGTTAGAGACATTTTGCTCTCAAAATGACTTCCTAGAGAAAGATTGGTTATAGAAAAATATTAG
- the topA gene encoding DNA topoisomerase 1 encodes MPTTTSSKKVLSLTPKTSKISFDIDPKKGKHLVIVESPAKCKTIGKYLGPNFTVMASYGHIVELAKKNMGIDVENGFAPQYEIDPDKKKVVSELKKVMKSVDQVWIATDEDREGEAIGRHVANALGLKVESTPRITFHEITKPALEKAITSPRTLDMDLINAQQARRVLDRLVGFQLSPLLWKKIRTGLSAGRVQSVAVRLIVDREKEIQSFVPTPSIQTQALFSTPAGSFLAKADVIYSSVDEAKIFLTQASESMFSVSSVIAKPAKKSPSAPFTTSTLQQEASRKIGFSVAQTMRVAQKLYEAGAITYMRTDSVAMSGTAIAGATKEIEARFGKESVQVRKWTNKKSSAQEAHECIRPTDFSREIAGSDSVEQKLYRLIWQRSIASQMTDAQAEKTTVKIDVSGAKTGFTATGEVIKEPGFLQAYGIDPKKAKLEQEEDEEIDAESGSQGLPILEKGQLLDLMKMTSLTSYDRYPARYTEASLVKKLESEGIGRPSTYAPTISTIIKRQYVILEDREGVMKDFDKLELIPATNKNSEGTPLGNFLLTQETIKKPYGSEKKKLFPTDTGTIVTDFLIEHFPDIVDYGFTAKVEEEFDEIAEGKRDWKKMLSSFYTPFSVLIQKSGGDTVQRATGERILGTDPKSGKQVSARLGRFGAFVQIGESDDPDKKYASLKPGQRLDTVTFEEALSCFDLPRNLGDYKGSDIIIAIGRFGPYAKYGSMFVSLGRDNDPYTIDYDTAVVLIEKKIESDANKIITSFEYQGEHVSIENGRYGPFIRFGKKNIKIPKTMHEGIKKVSQKQWKELIDAA; translated from the coding sequence ATGCCAACTACAACTTCATCTAAGAAAGTTTTATCTTTAACTCCTAAAACTTCAAAAATATCATTTGATATTGATCCCAAAAAAGGGAAGCATCTGGTCATCGTTGAGTCACCAGCAAAATGTAAGACGATCGGAAAATATCTCTGACCTAATTTTACCGTTATGGCATCCTATGGTCATATTGTTGAACTTGCCAAAAAAAATATGGGTATCGATGTTGAGAATGGTTTCGCTCCTCAGTATGAGATTGATCCTGACAAGAAGAAAGTCGTCTCAGAGCTCAAGAAAGTAATGAAATCAGTCGATCAGGTATGGATAGCCACGGATGAAGACCGCGAAGGAGAAGCTATTGGACGACATGTGGCGAATGCTTTGGGATTGAAAGTAGAATCGACACCTCGTATTACCTTCCATGAGATCACGAAACCAGCATTGGAAAAAGCAATCACTTCACCTCGTACGCTTGATATGGATCTGATCAATGCACAACAAGCGCGTCGTGTGCTTGATCGTCTAGTTGGTTTTCAGCTTTCACCATTATTATGGAAAAAAATTAGAACCTGACTGAGTGCAGGTCGTGTGCAGTCGGTGGCAGTAAGACTGATCGTGGATAGAGAGAAAGAGATTCAATCCTTTGTTCCTACTCCTAGTATCCAGACCCAAGCTCTCTTTTCTACTCCTGCATGAAGTTTTCTTGCTAAGGCAGACGTGATATACTCATCAGTCGATGAAGCGAAGATATTTCTTACACAGGCGTCAGAAAGTATGTTTTCAGTTTCATCAGTCATAGCAAAACCAGCTAAAAAATCACCATCAGCACCGTTTACTACTTCTACACTCCAACAAGAAGCATCGCGTAAGATTGGTTTTTCAGTGGCACAGACGATGCGTGTCGCACAGAAACTTTATGAAGCAGGAGCTATCACTTATATGAGAACCGACTCGGTAGCGATGTCAGGAACAGCAATTGCATGAGCTACGAAAGAAATCGAAGCTCGTTTTGGTAAAGAATCTGTACAAGTAAGAAAGTGGACTAACAAAAAATCATCAGCACAAGAGGCTCACGAATGTATACGTCCGACAGATTTCTCACGTGAGATAGCAGGATCTGATAGTGTAGAACAGAAGCTTTATCGTCTGATATGGCAGAGATCGATTGCTTCTCAGATGACTGATGCACAAGCAGAGAAAACAACGGTGAAAATTGATGTTTCTGGAGCAAAAACAGGATTTACAGCAACAGGTGAAGTCATTAAAGAGCCAGGATTTTTGCAAGCATATGGAATTGATCCAAAGAAAGCGAAACTAGAACAAGAAGAGGATGAAGAGATTGATGCAGAGAGTGGTTCTCAAGGTTTGCCAATACTTGAAAAAGGACAGCTCTTGGATCTGATGAAGATGACATCGCTTACCAGTTATGACCGTTATCCTGCCAGATATACCGAAGCAAGTTTAGTAAAAAAACTCGAATCAGAAGGTATTGGTCGTCCATCGACCTATGCACCTACAATTTCTACTATCATCAAGAGACAGTATGTTATTCTTGAAGATCGTGAAGGAGTGATGAAAGATTTTGATAAGTTAGAACTGATCCCAGCTACGAATAAAAACAGTGAATGAACTCCGCTCTGAAACTTTCTCCTTACTCAAGAAACTATAAAAAAACCGTATGGATCGGAAAAGAAAAAACTTTTCCCAACCGATACGGGTACGATAGTTACAGATTTCCTTATCGAACATTTCCCTGATATTGTTGACTATGGGTTTACGGCGAAAGTAGAGGAGGAATTCGATGAGATCGCAGAAGGGAAAAGAGATTGGAAGAAAATGTTAAGTTCATTTTATACGCCATTCTCTGTCTTGATCCAAAAATCTGGTGGTGATACTGTGCAAAGAGCAACGTGAGAGCGTATTCTGGGAACTGATCCTAAGTCAGGAAAACAAGTTTCTGCTCGTCTTGGTCGTTTCGGTGCCTTTGTGCAGATTGGAGAAAGTGATGATCCTGACAAGAAGTATGCTTCGCTTAAACCTGGTCAACGTCTGGATACTGTCACGTTTGAAGAAGCGCTGAGCTGCTTTGATTTGCCTCGTAATTTGGGAGATTATAAGGGTAGTGATATCATCATAGCTATTGGTCGTTTCGGTCCTTATGCGAAATATGGTTCGATGTTTGTATCACTTGGAAGAGACAATGATCCCTATACGATTGATTATGATACAGCAGTTGTCTTGATAGAAAAGAAGATAGAATCTGATGCGAACAAAATCATCACGAGTTTTGAATATCAGGGAGAACATGTGAGTATAGAGAATGGTCGTTATGGTCCCTTTATTAGATTTGGAAAGAAAAATATTAAGATACCAAAAACCATGCATGAAGGTATCAAAAAAGTGAGCCAAAAGCAGTGGAAGGAACTTATTGATGCAGCATAA
- a CDS encoding PAP2 superfamily protein produces MEQYFWKTVTRLGQGPGILIWPLALHFLPLWTGIGLSYPTLWDDPYAIVLLVAIFMSYSGGSVVKFLFYKPRPIPQPFKNLLEKIDASSFPSIHTANATVVGLIRSWWGHQSIMAGGDRFLIIPILVGVVGICSAIALSRIELKKHYPIDVLAGLLFGVLIVALLGIAYWYGLLYWWYI; encoded by the coding sequence ATGGAACAGTATTTTTGGAAAACAGTGACTCGTTTAGGGCAATGACCTTGAATTTTGATATGGCCACTTGCTCTCCATTTTTTACCATTATGGACAGGAATATGATTGTCTTATCCTACATTATGGGATGACCCTTATGCTATTGTACTATTAGTGGCTATTTTTATGAGTTATTCATGATGAAGTGTTGTTAAATTTCTTTTTTATAAGCCTAGACCTATACCACAACCATTCAAAAATTTGTTAGAGAAAATAGATGCTTCTTCATTCCCCAGTATTCATACCGCTAATGCGACAGTTGTGGGGTTGATACGATCTTGGTGGTGACATCAATCTATTATGGCGTGAGGTGATAGATTTCTTATTATACCAATTCTGGTAGGAGTTGTTGGTATTTGTTCTGCTATTGCACTTTCTCGTATTGAACTTAAAAAACATTATCCTATTGATGTATTAGCAGGTTTGTTATTTGGAGTATTGATTGTTGCTCTTTTAGGAATTGCTTATTGGTATGGGTTACTGTATTGGTGGTATATATAA
- the lmrA gene encoding Multidrug resistance ABC transporter ATP-binding and permease protein produces MTFRQTVKRFFEPAYHMGRATFRAILWYTFINIQAPINVFFIGMLGNTLETSDMEHTKNLLFIYIGILIVLHIILEYIKKWGWAELYFPQQRYIQDKYLKQFSTINGNYIESVGTGKLISIMSAGFERWSGLIESLIGYIVGFVINFIAGIYFALNIGRLFGIGYVVLFLMVFSISIYLDKPAGQYRNKRRDVMNEYSRGLVRFIMSRNEIIQSDNTNYEVNRIGKYVDQATEFTMKQVVPQSRMYNIPRLIIDIFRISIYIIGGKLYFDGTLSLGSLTAMLGFMLVIDQVIMKSIQGYKDVVKNINIVTKLWETFDTAPKMIGLSQGGLYTFYDGSIELNNVEYSYKDTHKVFDDFSLKLSGGQQIALVGPSGGGKSTLMKLISGYIYPQKGKVLIDTQFLPNGRDQENISLQSYYKKIAYLTQEPSVFDGTIYENLTYALSQAGLSDDELKKKIQKVIVLAKCEFIYDFEFGLQTEIGERGIHLSGGQKQRLAIAKIMLKDPQIILLDEPTSALDSFNEELITQAMQNLFKNRTVIIIAHRLQTVKNADRILYIEGGKVIEDGTHTSLIKKNGKYKKMLDLQSGF; encoded by the coding sequence ATGACATTCCGACAAACAGTAAAGAGGTTTTTTGAGCCAGCGTACCATATGTGACGAGCTACATTTAGGGCAATACTTTGGTATACTTTTATCAATATTCAGGCACCTATTAATGTGTTTTTTATTGGTATGTTATGAAATACTTTAGAAACGAGTGATATGGAACATACAAAAAATCTTTTATTTATTTATATATGAATTCTTATAGTGTTACATATTATTTTAGAATATATAAAAAAATGGTGATGGGCAGAACTCTATTTTCCACAACAAAGATATATACAAGATAAATATTTGAAACAATTTTCTACTATTAATGGTAATTATATAGAATCTGTTGGAACATGAAAATTGATTTCAATAATGAGTGCTGGTTTTGAAAGATGGTCTGGACTTATTGAAAGTCTTATTTGATATATTGTATGATTTGTAATAAATTTTATAGCAGGTATATATTTTGCTCTAAATATATGACGATTGTTTGGTATATGATATGTAGTATTATTTTTAATGGTATTTAGTATTTCTATCTATTTAGATAAACCTGCATGACAATATAGAAACAAGAGACGTGATGTAATGAATGAGTATTCTCGTGGTTTAGTTAGATTTATTATGTCAAGAAATGAGATTATACAGAGTGATAATACTAATTATGAAGTCAATAGAATTGGAAAATATGTAGATCAAGCAACAGAATTTACTATGAAACAGGTTGTTCCTCAATCACGTATGTATAATATTCCAAGATTGATTATTGATATTTTTAGGATAAGTATTTACATTATATGATGAAAACTATATTTTGATTGAACTCTTTCCCTTGGCTCATTAACAGCGATGTTATGATTTATGTTGGTTATAGATCAAGTTATCATGAAGAGTATTCAGTGATATAAAGATGTTGTAAAAAATATTAATATAGTTACAAAATTATGGGAGACATTTGATACAGCACCAAAAATGATCTGACTGTCTCAAGGTGGTCTGTATACCTTTTATGATTGATCTATAGAGCTAAATAATGTAGAATATTCTTACAAAGATACTCATAAAGTCTTTGATGATTTTTCTTTAAAGTTGTCTTGAGGACAGCAAATTGCCTTGGTCTGACCATCAGGGTGAGGAAAATCCACTCTTATGAAGCTTATCTCTTGATATATATATCCTCAGAAGTGAAAAGTACTTATAGATACACAATTTTTGCCAAATTGAAGAGATCAAGAAAATATTTCACTTCAATCATACTATAAAAAGATTGCATATCTTACTCAAGAACCCAGTGTATTCGATGGGACGATTTATGAAAATCTGACCTATGCTTTGTCACAAGCAGGATTGAGTGATGATGAATTAAAGAAAAAAATACAAAAAGTTATTGTTCTGGCAAAGTGTGAGTTTATCTATGATTTTGAGTTCTGACTACAGACAGAGATTGGAGAGAGATGAATTCATCTTTCTTGATGACAAAAACAGAGATTAGCGATAGCAAAAATTATGCTTAAAGATCCTCAAATTATCCTCTTGGATGAACCAACATCAGCTTTAGATAGCTTCAATGAGGAACTTATTACACAAGCTATGCAAAATCTTTTCAAAAATAGAACAGTTATTATTATTGCTCATAGATTACAGACAGTAAAAAATGCAGATCGTATTTTGTATATAGAATGATGAAAAGTAATCGAAGATGGAACACATACATCATTGATCAAGAAGAATGGGAAATATAAAAAAATGCTTGATCTTCAGTCAGGATTTTAA